One window from the genome of Epinephelus moara isolate mb chromosome 21, YSFRI_EMoa_1.0, whole genome shotgun sequence encodes:
- the gtf2b gene encoding transcription initiation factor IIB has product MASTSRGDGLTLPRVQCPNHPDAILVEDYRAGDMICPECGLVVGDRVIDVGSEWRTFSNEKALKDPSRVGDAQNPLLNGGDLTTMISKGTGAASFDEFGNSKYQNRRTMSSSDRAMLNAFKEISTMADRINLPRNIIDRTNNLFKQVYEQKSLKGRANDAIASACLYIACRQEGVPRTFKEICAVSRISKKEIGRCFKLILKALETSVDLITTGDFMSRFCSNLGLPKQVQMAATFIARKAVELDLVPGRSPISVAAAAIYMASQASAEKKTQKEIGDIAGVADVTIRQSYRLIYPRAAELFPPDFKFDTPVDKLPQL; this is encoded by the exons ATGGCGTCGACAAGCCG TGGAGATGGTCTGACCCTTCCCAGAGTTCAGTGTCCCAACCACCCTGATGCCATACTGGTAGAGGACTACAGAGCAGGGGACATGATTTGCCCCGAATGCGGCCTTGTAGTAG GTGATCGTGTAATCGATGTAGGCTCAGAGTGGAGGACATTCTCCAACGAGAAAGCCCTCAAAGATCCATCCAGAGTGGGAGACGCCCAGAACCCACTGCTCAACGGAGGCGACCTAACCACCATGATCAGCAAG GGAACTGGCGCTGCTAGTTTTGATGAATTCGGCAACTCCAAGTACCAGAACCGACGGACCATGAGCAGCTCTGACCGGGCCATGCTCAACGCCTTTAAAGAAATCAGCACCATGGCTGATCGCATCAACCTGCCAAGAAACATCATA GACAGAACAAACAACTTATTCAAGCAGGTTTATGAACAGAAGAGCCTGAAGGGGCGAGCCAACGATGCCATTGCTTCGGCCTGCCTCTACATCGCCTGCAGACAAGAAGGTGTGCCGAGAACATTCAAAG AGATCTGCGCCGTCTCTCGGATTTCCAAGAAGGAGATCGGCCGGTGCTTCAAGCTGATCCTGAAGGCGCTGGAGACCAGCGTGGATCTCATCACCACCGGAGACTTCATGTCCCGCTTCTGCTCAAACCTCGGCCTGCCCAAACAGGTGCAGATGGCGGCCACCTTCATCGCCAGGAAGGCGGTGGAGCTCGACCTGGTGCCCGGCAGGAGCCCCATctcagtggctgcagcagccATCTACATGGCCTCGCAGGCCTCCGCAGAGAAGAAGACCCAGAAAG AAATCGGAGACATTGCCGGCGTCGCAGACGTTACGATCAGACAGTCTTATCGACTCATCTACCCACGCGCTGCAGAACTCTTCCCTCCAGACTTCAAATTCGACACACCTGTCGACAAGCTGCCCCAACTGTGA
- the pkn2a gene encoding serine/threonine-protein kinase N2: MAADSVQGDARGQQVAERLGLGHNLDLSDTMVQQKLDEIKEQIRREIRKELKIKAGAENLRKVTTDKKSLAFVDNMLKKSNKKVEELHQELQELNAHIVVKDPEELLEYPLTPDTPNSEARTCTSSSRLAALKRQNDIELKVKQGAENMILMYSNGPSKDRKLLATAQQMLQDSKTKIEFIRMQILKASQASELSFESNDVMDKPIISPLDLRVEELCHHAKIESAVAEGAKNVMKLLGSGKVTEKRAHSEAQARFNESSQKLDLLRYSLEQRLSELPKNHPRSSSIVEELSLLSSPVLSPRSSIISTQNQYSTVTKPAALTGTLDVRLMGCQDLLENVPGRSKAASVPLPGWSPSETRSSFISRANRNRGVSSRNLTKSEELSNEISAVLKLDNTVVGQTSWKPVSNQAWDQKFTLELDRSRELEISVYWRDWRSLCAVKFLRLEDFLDNQRHGMCLYLEPQGMLFAEVTFFNPVIERRPKLQRQKKIFSKQQGKTFLRAPQMNINIATWGRLVRRAIPTVSTNSFSPQAAETGPSSLPGSPTPCSDPLVTKLDFDKEPTPGPKHYPAPDDSQEPLVQDKMPDKEEVQDALASFDFLNKRNSIAVRPDLDRAVEQEMQHPDLELISIQKETEIREEEQFHFSLQDFKCVAVLGRGHFGKVLLAEYKSTGEMFAIKALKKGDIVARDEVDSLMCEKRIFETVNSVRHPFLVNLFACFQTQEHVCFVMEYAAGGDLMMHIHADVFSEPRAVFYAACVVLGLQFLHDHKIVYRDLKLDNLLLDTEGYVKIADFGLCKEGMGFRDRTSTFCGTPEFLAPEVLTETSYTRAVDWWGLGVLIFEMLVGESPFPGDDEEEVFDSIVNDEVRYPRFLSTEAISIMRRLLRRSPERRLGAGERDAEEVKKHLFFRNMDWNGLLAKKVKPPFVPTIQGANDVSNFDDEFTSEAPILTPPREPRPLNSDEQDMFSDFDYIADWC; this comes from the exons GGGGATGCCAGGGGCCAGCAGGTGGCGGAGCGACTGGGTCTGGGACACAACCTGGACCTGTCTGACACCATGGTTCAGCAGAAGCTGGATGAGATCAAGGAGCAGATCCGCCGCGAGATCCGCAAGGAGCTGAAGATCAAAGCAGGCGCCGAGAACCTGCgaaag gtCACCACAGACAAGAAGAGCCTGGCCTTTGTTGACAACATGCTGAAAAAATCGAACAAGAAGGTTGAGGAGCTTCACCAGGAGCTGCAGGAGCTCAACGCCCATATCGTGGTCAAAGACCCTGAAGAACTGCTAG AATACCCTTTGACCCCAGATACTCCCAACAGTGAGGCGAGAACGTGCACCAGCAGCAGCCGCCTGGCCGCCCTTAAAAGACAGAATGACATCGAGCTCAAGGTCAAACAGGGCGCCGAGAACATGATTCTGATGTACTCTAACGGGCCCTCCAAG GATCGTAAGTTGCTAGCGACTGCCCAGCAGATGCTTCAGGACAGCAAGACGAAGATAGAGTTCATCAGGATGCAGATCCTCAAGGCCAGCCAGGCCAGCGAGCTGAGCTTCGAGAGCAATGACGTGATGG ACAAGCCCATCATTAGCCCGTTGGACCTTCGGGTGGAGGAGCTGTGTCACCACGCCAAGATTGAGTCTGCTGTGGCAGAGGGAGCCAAGAATGTCATGAAACTGCTGGGCTCGGGAAAAGTCACAGAAAAGAGAGCACATTCAGAG GCTCAGGCTCGTTTTAATGAGTCCAGTCAAAAGCTCGACCTCCTGCGATATTCCTTGGAGCAACGCCTCAGCGAGTTGCCTAAAAACCACcctcgcagcagcagcatcgTGGAAGAGCTGTCTCTGCTGTCCTCACCGGTCCTCAGTCCCCGATCCAGCATCATCTCCACACAGAACCAGTATAGCACCGTGACTAAGCCCGCTGCACTTACAG GCACGTTAGACGTCAGGCTCATGGGCTGTCAGGACCTTCTGGAAAATGTCCCAGGTCGTTCCAAAGCTGCATCTGTCCCGTTGCCCGGCTGGAGCCCCAGCGAGACGCGCTCGTCCTTCATCAGCCGAGCAAACAGAAACCGCGGCGTGAGCTCAAGGAACCTGACAAAGAGCGAAGAGCTCTCCA ATGAGATCAGTGCCGTGTTGAAGCTGGACAACACAGTAGTTGGCCAAACAAGCTGGAAGCCAGTCAGCAACCAGGCCTGGGACCAGAAGTTTACATTGGAGCTAGACCGg TCTCGTGAGCTGGAGATCTCGGTGTACTGGCGTGACTGGCGCTCGCTCTGCGCTGTCAAGTTCCTGCGGCTGGAGGACTTCCTGGACAACCAGCGTCATGGGATGTGTCTGTACCTAGAGCCACAGGGGATGCTGTTTGCCGAg GTAACATTTTTCAATCCTGTCATTGAGAGACGACCAAAGCTGCAAAGACAAAAGAAGATATTCTCAAAGCAGCAAG GTAAAACCTTCCTGCGAGCCCCTCAGATGAATATCAACATCGCCACCTGGGGCCGCCTTGTTAGAAGAGCCATACCAACTGTCAGCACTAACTCCTTCAGCCCGCAGGCGGCTGAGACTGGGCCCAGCAGCCTGCCTGGTTCACCCACACCCTGCAG TGACCCACTGGTGACCAAGCTCGACTTTGACAAAGAGCCCACCCCAGGACCCAAACACTACCCAGCACCTGATGACAGCCAAGAGCCCCTGGTGCAGGACAAGATGCCCGACAAGGAGGAAGTACAG GACGCTCTCGCCTCATTTGACTTTTTGAACAAGAGGAACAGCATTGCGGTGAGGCCAGACCTGGACCGAGCGGTGGAGCAGGAGATGCAGCATCCAGACCTGGAGCTCATTTCCATCcagaaagaaacagagataAG GGAAGAAGAGCAGTTCCACTTCAGTCTCCAGGACTTCAAATGTGTGGCGGTCCTGGGACGTGGTCACTTTGGAAAG GTGTTGTTAGCAGAATATAAAAGCACAGGAGAGATGTTTGCTATCAAAGCGCTGAAGAAAGGAGACATTGTGGCTCGGGATGAGGTGGACAG tctcATGTGTGAGAAGAGGATTTTTGAAACAGTCAACAGTGTCCGCCACCCGTTCCTGGTCAACCTGTTTGCGTGTTTCCAGACGCAGgagcatgtttgttttgtcatggAGTACGCAGCGGGAGGTGACCTGATGATGCACATCCATGCTGACGTTTTCTCCGAGCCCAGGGCCGT ATTTTATGCAGCCTGCGTCGTATTGGGATTGCAGTTCTTACATGACCATAAGATTGTGTACAG agATTTGAAGCTGGATAACCTGCTCTTGGACACAGAGGGCTATGTGAAGATTGCTGACTTTGGGCTTTGCAAAGAAG GAATGGGTTTCAGGGACCGCACCAGCACGTTCTGTGGCACGCCAGAGTTTCTAGCGCCTGAGGTTTTGACTGAGACGTCGTACACTCGCGCTGTGGACTGGTGGGGGCTGGGTGTCCTCATCTTTGAGATGCTGGTTGGGGAG TCGCCCTTCCCCGGAgacgatgaggaggaggtgTTTGACAGCATTGTCAACGATGAAGTCCGCTACCCACGGTTCCTCTCGACAGAGGCCATCTCCATCATGAGAAGG CTCTTGAGGAGGAGTCCAGAACGACGACTGGGAGCAGGAGAAAGGGACGCAGAGGAGGTTAAGAAACATCTATTCTTCAGG AACATGGATTGGAACGGACTGTTGGCTAAGAAGGTGAAGCCGCCGTTCGTGCCGACTATTCAGGGCGCCAACGACGTCAGCAACTTCGACGATGAATTTACCTCAGAGGCTCCGATCTTAACCCCGCCCAGGGAACCCCGACCGCTGAACTCCGACGAGCAGGACATGTTCTCTGACTTTGATTACATTGCCGACTGGTGTTAG